A genomic stretch from Eptesicus fuscus isolate TK198812 chromosome 15, DD_ASM_mEF_20220401, whole genome shotgun sequence includes:
- the PAXX gene encoding protein PAXX isoform X1 has protein sequence MSARPPLSAPLCTLPPGPGPPRFVCYCEEEDGGAEGPGGFSLHVTDAVQLWSTCFPPDSLAALKARFGLSAAEDIAPQFRAAFQRQAVAFTLQEEGASLTLSGGPSGLDFDLSKVPGPEATPRLQALTLGLAERVCSLERQLAAAEETAASPRKSPRPVGPLQFLPDPDSQRGCPGPGVRRRCPGESLINPGFKRNQPVVSILMTSDPAAESGVPPGVCL, from the exons atgTCTGCGCGGCCGCCGCTGTCGGCCCCGCTCTGCACGTTACCGCCGGGCCCGGGGCCCCCGCGCTTCGTGTGCTACTGCGAGGAGGAGGATGGTGGGGCCGAAGGCCCAGGCGGCTTCAGCCTCCA TGTGACGGACGCCGTGCAGCTCTGGAGCACCTGCTTCCCGCCCGACAGCCTGGCGGCCCTG AAAGCCCGTTTTGGCCTGAGCGCGGCGGAGGACATCGCTCCCCAGTTCCG ggcagcCTTTCAGCGGCAAGCGGTGGCTTTCActctgcaggaggagggggcgtCCCTGACCCTCTCTGGGGGGCCCTCGGGGCTGGACTTTGACCTCTCCAAAGTGCCCGGCCCAGAGGCCacccccaggctgcaggccctgACGCTGGGCCTGGCAGAGCGTGTGTGCAGCTTGGAGAGGCAGCTGGCAG CCGCAGAGGAGACAGCCGCCAGCCCCAGGAAGAGCCCTCGGCCAGTGGGGCCTCTGCAGTTCTTACCAG ACCCAGATTCTCAGAGAGGCTGCCCTGGACCTGGGGTCAGGAGGCGGTGCCCCGGAGAGTCCCTCATCAACCCCGGCTTCAAAAG AAACCAGCCAGTGGTGTCGATTTTGATGACCTCTGACCCTGCTGCCGAAAGTGGGGTCCCGCCAGGAGTTTGCCTGTGA
- the PTGDS gene encoding prostaglandin-H2 D-isomerase has translation MAAPRTLWMALVLLGALGVLQTPARAQASVQPNFRQDQFLGRWFTAGLASNASWFREKKAALSMCSAVVAPAPPGEGDGVLNVTTTFLRRDQCETRSLLLRPAGPPGCYSYTSLYWGSTQDVWVEETDYGEYALLYTVGTGDRGFHMATLYSRTQTPRAAVREKFTTFAEAKGFAEEDVVFPPRTDKCLEGHQ, from the exons ATGGCAGCTCCGCGCACCCTGTGGATGGCGCTGGTCCTGCTGGGGGCCCTGGGGGTCCTGCAGACCCcggcccgggcccaggcctccgtgcAGCCCAACTTCCGACAGGACCAG TTCCTGGGGCGCTGGTTCACCGCGGGCCTCGCCTCCAACGCGAGCTGGTTCCGGGAGAAGAAGGCCGCCCTGTCCATGTGCTCGGCCGTGGTGGCCCCGGCTCCGCCCGGGGAGGGGGACGGCGTCCTCAACGTCACCACCACCTTCCTCAG GAGAGACCAGTGTGAGACGCGGAGCCTGTTGCTGCGCCCCGCGGGGCCCCCCGGCTGCTACAGCTACACGAGTCTCT ACTGGGGCAGCACACAGGACGTGTGGGTGGAGGAGACGGACTACGGCGAGTACGCGCTGCTCTACACGGTGGGCACCGGAGACCGCGGCTTCCACATGGCCACTCTCTACA GCCGCACCCAGACCCCGCGGGCTGCCGTGAGGGAGAAGTTCACCACCTTCGCCGAGGCCAAGGGCTTCGCCGAGGAGGACGTTGTCTTCCCGCCGAGGACCG ATAAGTGCCTGGAGGGGCACCAGTAG
- the PAXX gene encoding protein PAXX isoform X2, whose product MSARPPLSAPLCTLPPGPGPPRFVCYCEEEDGGAEGPGGFSLHVTDAVQLWSTCFPPDSLAALKARFGLSAAEDIAPQFRAAFQRQAVAFTLQEEGASLTLSGGPSGLDFDLSKVPGPEATPRLQALTLGLAERVCSLERQLAAAEETAASPRKSPRPVGPLQFLPDPDSQRGCPGPGVRRRCPGESLINPGFKSKKPASGVDFDDL is encoded by the exons atgTCTGCGCGGCCGCCGCTGTCGGCCCCGCTCTGCACGTTACCGCCGGGCCCGGGGCCCCCGCGCTTCGTGTGCTACTGCGAGGAGGAGGATGGTGGGGCCGAAGGCCCAGGCGGCTTCAGCCTCCA TGTGACGGACGCCGTGCAGCTCTGGAGCACCTGCTTCCCGCCCGACAGCCTGGCGGCCCTG AAAGCCCGTTTTGGCCTGAGCGCGGCGGAGGACATCGCTCCCCAGTTCCG ggcagcCTTTCAGCGGCAAGCGGTGGCTTTCActctgcaggaggagggggcgtCCCTGACCCTCTCTGGGGGGCCCTCGGGGCTGGACTTTGACCTCTCCAAAGTGCCCGGCCCAGAGGCCacccccaggctgcaggccctgACGCTGGGCCTGGCAGAGCGTGTGTGCAGCTTGGAGAGGCAGCTGGCAG CCGCAGAGGAGACAGCCGCCAGCCCCAGGAAGAGCCCTCGGCCAGTGGGGCCTCTGCAGTTCTTACCAG ACCCAGATTCTCAGAGAGGCTGCCCTGGACCTGGGGTCAGGAGGCGGTGCCCCGGAGAGTCCCTCATCAACCCCGGCTTCAAAAG taAGAAACCAGCCAGTGGTGTCGATTTTGATGACCTCTGA
- the FBXW5 gene encoding F-box/WD repeat-containing protein 5 encodes MEEGGTPLLPDCLVYQIFLSLGPGDVLAAGLVCRQWQAVSRDEFLWREQFYRYYQVARDVPRHPAATSWYEEFRRLYDTVPCVEVQTLREHTDQVLHLSFSHSGYQFASCSKDCTVKIWNNDLTISLLHSADMRPYNWSYTQFSQFNQDDSLLLASGVFLGPHNSSSGEIAVISLDTFALLSRVRNKPYDVFGCWLTETSLISGNLHRIGDVTSCSVLWLNNAFQDVESENVNVVKRLFKIQNLNASTIRTVMVADCGRFDSPDLLLDSSAPPGRVFDLGSDGVDEEEEEAAAAAAGPAPVRTEGWRRLLHGLLDTRAQPPLAERVLETRVAELLAQGRTKPPEGIAACAQHKLLIFTTGCLTYSPHQIGIKQILPHQMTTAGPVLGEGRASDAFFDALDHVIDVHGHIVGMGLSPDHRYLYVNSRAWPSGSVVTDPMQPPPIAEEIDLLVFDLKTMREVKRALRAHRAYTPNDECFFIFLDVSRDFVASGAEDRHGYVWDRHYNICLAKLRHQDVVNSVVFSPQEQELLLTASDDATIKAWRSPRTVRILQAPRPRPFFSWFASQRR; translated from the exons ATGGAGGAGGGGGGCACACCCCTGCTCCCCGACTGCCTGGTCTACCAGATCttcctgagcctgggccctggggacgTGCTGGCCGCCGGGCTGGTGTGCCGCCAGTGGCAGGCCGTGTCCCGAGACGAGTTCCTGTGGAGGGAGCAGTTCTACCGCTACTACCAGGTGGCCCGCGATGTGCCCCGACACCCAG cggCCACGTCCTGGTATGAGGAGTTCCGGCGGCTCTACGACACGGTGCCCTGCGTGGAGGTGCAGACGCTccgggagcacactgaccaggtcCTGCACCTCAGCTTCTCGCACTCGGGCTACCAGTTTGCGTCCTGCTCCAAGGACTGCACCGTGAAG ATCTGGAACAACGACCTGACCATCTCGCTGCTGCACAGCGCGGACATGCGGCCCTACAACTGGAGCTACACCCAGTTCTCCCAGTTCAACCAGGACGACTCGCTGCTGCTGGCCTCGGGGGTGTTCCTGGGGCCCCACAACTCCTCCTCCGGGGAGATCGCGGTCATCAGCCTAG ACACCTTCGCGCTGCTGTCGCGAGTGCGCAACAAGCCGTACGACGTGTTTGGCTGCTGGCTCACGGAGACCAGCCTCATCTCGGGGAACCTGCACCGCATCGGGGACGTCACCTCCTGCTCCGTGCTCTGGCTCAACAACGCCTTCCAG gaTGTTGAGTCTGAGAACGTCAACGTGGTGAAGCGGCTCTTTAAGATCCAGAACCTCAACGCCAGCACCATCCGCACCGTGATGGTGGCCGACTGCGGCCGCTTCGACAGCCCCGACCTCCTGCTGGACAGCAGCGCGCCCCCGGGCCGCGTCTTCGACCTGGGCAGCGACGGTGtcgatgaggaggaggaggaggcggcggcagcggcggctggcccagcccccgtgCGCACCGAGGGCTGGCGGCGCCTCCTGCACGGGCTCCTGGACACCCGGGCTCAGCCGCCGCTGGCGGAGCGCGTGCTGGAGACCAGGGTGGCGGAGCTGCTGGCCCAGGGCCGCACCAAGCCCCCCGAGGGCATCGCGGCCTGCGCCCAGCACAAGCTCCTCATCTTCACCACCGGCTGCCTCACCTACTCCCCGCACCAGATTGGCATCAAGCAGATCCTGCCGCACCAGATGACCACAGCGGGGCCGGTGCTGGGCGAGGGCCGGGCCTCCGACGCCTTCTTCGATGCCCTGGACCACGTGATCGACGTGCACGGGCACATCGTTGGCATGGGCCTGTCCCCCGACCACAG GTACTTGTACGTGAACAGCCGCGCCTGGCCCAGCGGCTCAGTGGTGACCGACCCCATGCAGCCGCCGCCCATCGCCGAGGAGATCGACCTGCTGGTGTTTGACCTCAAGACCATGCGGGAGGTGAAGCGGGCCCTGCGCGCCCACCGCGCCTACACGCCCAACGACGAGTGCTTCTTCATCTTCCTGGACGTGAGCCGGGACTTCGTGGCCAG TGGGGCCGAGGACCGGCACGGCTACGTCTGGGACCGCCACTACAACATCTGCCTGGCCAAGCTGCGGCACCAGGACGTCGTCAACTCCGTGGTCTTCAGCCCCCAGGAGCAGGAGCTCCTGCTGACAGCCAGCGACGACGCCACCATCAAGGCCTGGCGCTCGCCCCGCACCGTGCGCATCCTCCAggccccccgcccgcgccccttCTTCTCCTGGTTCGCCAGCCAGAGGCGCTGA
- the LCN12 gene encoding epididymal-specific lipocalin-12, producing MGPPCALWVLLALLEALTGVTPPRKYWPTTVQIMQGFKVDKFQGEWFVLGLAGSTHSKADRLLLSPFTATFEQNKKQQLEVTYAMMRGQRCVTWSYVLIPTTEPGRFSVENSRELGTDTEEMWVHDTDYSTFALMSSRRRSAQGSILRVHLLFRLWAIQTEMLEKFLCVLKAQGLSEVNIVFPDIPDWAPYRRPC from the exons ATGGGACCTCCGTGTGCCCTGTGGGTGCTGCTCGCGCTGCTGGAGGCCCTGACGGGGGTGACCCCACCGCGCAAGTACTGGCCGACCACCGTCCAGATCATGCAGGGCTTCAAGGTGGACAAg TTTCAGGGGGAGTGGTTCGTGCTGGGCCTGgcgggcagcacccacagcaagGCGGACAGGTTGCTGCTGAGCCCGTTCACAGCAACGTTCGAGCAAAACAAAAAGCAGCAGCTTGAGGTGACCTATGCCATGATGCG GGGCCAGCGCTGTGTCACCTGGTCGTATGTGCTGATTCCCACGACCGAGCCTGGCAGATTCTCCGTGGAGAACAGCAGGG AGCTCGGGACCGACACCGAGGAGATGTGGGTGCACGACACGGACTACAGCACCTTCGCCCTGATGAGCTCCCGCAGGCGGTCGGCCCAAGGGAGCATCCTCAGGGTGCACCTGCTGT TCCGATTGTGGGCGATTCAGACTGAGATGCTGGAAAAATTCCTCTGCGTCCTCAAAGCCCAGGGCCTGTCGGAGGTCAACATCGTCTTCCCAGACATTCCAG ACTGGGCGCCCTATCGGAGACCCTGCTGA
- the C8G gene encoding complement component C8 gamma chain, which produces MLPPRTALLLTLVLAAGFLGLGARRPPQRPSPISAIQPKAGFDAQQFAGTWFLAAVASSCRFLQEQGHRAEATAVKVAPQGAAMAVNTFQKLDGICWQVRQLYRDTKVPGHFLLQARGARGDVQVVVGETDYQSFAVLYLERARRLSVKLYVRSLPVDDSVVSTFEQSVQGANLTEDHILYFPKYGFCEAADQFHVLDEVKR; this is translated from the exons ATGCTGCCGCCCAGGACTGCACTCCTCTTGACTCTGGTCCTGGCTGCTGGCTTCCTGGGTCTGGGGGCTCGGAGACCCCCCCAGCGCCCGTCCCCCATCAGCGCCATCCAGCCCAAGGCGGGCTTCGACGCTCAGCAG TTTGCAGGGACTTGGTTCCTCGCGGCCGTGGCCTCCTCCTGTCGCTTCCTGCAGGAGCAGGGCCACCGGGCGGAGGCCACCGCAGTGAAGGTGGCGCCCCAGGGGGCAGCCATGGCTGTCAACACCTTCCAGAAGCT GGATGGCATCTGCTGGCAGGTACGGCAGCTCTACAGAGACACGAAGGTCCCGGGCCACTTCCTGCTCCAAG CTCGAGGCGCGAGGGGAGACGTGCAGGTGGTCGTCGGGGAGACGGACTACCAGAGCTTCGCCGTCCTGTACCTGGAGCGGGCGCGGCGGCTGTCGGTGAAGCTGTACG TCCGCTCGCTCCCCGTGGACGACTCGGTGGTGAGCACGTTTGAGCAGAGTGTCCAGGGGGCCAACCTGACCGAGGACCACATCTTGTACTTCCCCAAATACG GTTTCTGTGAGGCCGCTGACCAGTTCCATGTCCTGGATG AGGTCAAGAGGTGA